AGGATGCCTCGCTCTCAACAGTATCTGCCTCTTGTTTCTGTCTTAGCTTAGCCGCCACTGCTGCATCAGGGGCTTTTGTCCCTGCACCAGGTGCGCAAGAGATACCTGTGGTCACTGCACCTACTCCAGCCCCAATCCACAACCAATTTCCAGCTGAAAACCAGCCTGCCAATCAGAACGCTGCTCCACAAGTGGTGGTTAACCCTGGGGCCAATCAGAATCTGCGGATGAATGCTCAAGGAGGCCCCATTGTGGAAGAAGATGACGAGATAAACCGAGATTGGTTGGACTGGACCTACTCAGCCGCCACATTTTCCGTGTTTCTCAGTATCCTCTACTTCTACTCCTCCCTGAGCCGATTCCTCATGGTCATGGGGGCCACCGTGGTTATGTACCTGTAAGCAGATGATTTCGCTTTTATTCCCTCTTTACTGCATACTACACTATGTGGTGACTCAAACCAAGTACAGACTTGCCTCTTCTGAGCAGTTTCAGTCAGCATTTAAGGAGGTATATTTAATAAGTCATTCTGGCATTTTCAGTGTAAAGAATCGATGGCTTGGTTGTGCATTGCCGACGATGCGATTACATCTGTGTTGATACAAGAACAgcgttctcttcttttcctctagtTAAGctacctgccaggcttctttccaTACTGGGGCATGGAAAGAAAAATTGTGTTTGTGTTGAATAAGAACACATTTGTCTTTTCCCAGGCTACAGCTGCCTCCTAGGATGAAGGCCACTGGCTGTTGCATAGTCTTAAAGAGGCAGGGGACTGTTGCGGGCCTGGCATTTGGCTGCATCCATGATGCTAGTGGTTCTCAGCCAGAATGGGCCTACATCTCCCTCTAAGCCTAACCCTTACCCTCAAGCATTTGGCAGTGTCTGGGGACATCGTTAACTCTCAGCAGGGATGATGGGGCGAGGTGGTTCTACTAGCATCTAGTTGAtagctgctaaacatcctacagtaTGCAATTCAGCCCCTCAGTGAACACCCAGCCTGGGACATCAGCAATGCCGAAGTGGGGACACCCTGGCCTGGAGTGATACCTCCTTATTTGTGGTGAAAACTGACTGAAGACAATTTTCCTCTATaggaaaaatggatttttttagttttagaaaatcttaaaaaagaaatatttagaaaaatgtgtTCAGTACTCACACCCAGTATTAATCATGGTTAATATTTTGTCATGTTTGCTTCAATACTTGGATTTAAGTGGATTTTCCAGATAAAACTTTTAGGTAATTTTTTGAATTCTGTAGTCTGTAGAATCATATATTTAGGTGACTAAGTCTAGGTCTAATTAGTGTGTTATGACATAGAGTCACAGCCATGTGTGtatttccccttttcctctctgttCAAGTTTTCAAGTGTCAGGTCTAGCTCAGGTGAGCAAGAATGTATCGAGCGCGTACTGCGTACCAAGTGCTCTTTATGTTGCTGGGCGCACGGTGATGAATCAGGCATGGTTTCCAGAGTGACCATCGAGAACCTCACATTCCACCTGGCCTGCTAGAATGCGTCTGCAAATGGGTCTGGCTTCAAGCTTCTAATCGCATCCTGTTTTGATGAGAGGAGGGGAGCGAGGGGGACCTCATCTCATCAAGAGGGCCCTTAAATTCTTGAGTACGTCTCACTCTGTTCACTAAGATGGACTTAATGTGCTTCCTTCGAAGGCATCATGTCGGGTGGTTTCCGTTTCGGCAGAGGCCAGTTCAGAACTTCCCGAATGATGGTGGTCCTCAGGAGGCTGTGAATCAAGACCCCAACAATAACTTCCAGGTATGGAGCCCAGAGAGCCCGGTGTGAAGTGCCAGGCCCAGGAGTCCTTCATCTCTAAATACCTTGtggttttttccattttattagattaaatatttcaagattttttccAATTTATTCTTAGAGCAgtagctatttttaaaacactgtcacaAAATCTGTCAGGTCTTTTTGTTATGTGGCAGTTTGCATTTTGGGACATGTAAATGGATTTTGAAATTCACTATTTTGAGTGTTCATGCTCAGTAACAATGTATTATACCATGGAAACTGCTAATGGAGAGTTATTCTAATTAAGAGTTAGGAACATGTGCCTGTCTCTCTCACAGAATAGGTTTCTTGGAAAATAACATACAGAAATAGGATTTCTATAAGGCAATATAATGcgcaatcctaaaggagattctttttaatataaagtatCACTGTCGTATCTGTTTTTAGAATCCTGTGTTTCCAGtttcagttgctttttttttaaactcggAATACTGCCAAAGTTAGAAAAATATCCACGTTTAATAAGTGTCAAGCTTAATTACTAACAATAATAGTTGAAGATCTAGTTACTTCATTTGATACTGTGGCCAGGGATACTGAAAACCAGGAGGGTGTTCAGCACAGTTgtgctctggaggctggaggaggagctCCGTCCAGCATGGGATGTCATCCCCGGCGTCCTGCCTGCGTCACTTGGTTTATGGGCAGGGACCCAGGGAGTCACTCTGCCCTTGCCTAATGTTACTGGGTGCTTGTCACAGTCCTAATTATTTTCTCCTTGTGGTTTATTCCCTACAGGGGGGCCCTGATCCTGAAAGTGAAGATCCCAGCCACCTCCCTCCAGACAGGGATGTACGAGGTGACGAGCAGACCAGCCCTTCATTTATGAGCACAGCCTGGCTTGTCTTCAAGACGTTCTTTGCCTCTCTCCTTCCAGAAGGCCCTCCAGCCATAGCAAACTGACAGTGTTTCCTCTCTGGCTGCTGGAAGCTTTGACAGGCGTGGGCTGGATCATCTGATGCTGGCTCGATTTCCTTACCTGGATGTGGCGGTGGCACAGAAATAGTATAAGAATCTACAAAGAGGATGATATGCTTTTGTGATTAAGCAAAAGCAGTAAGTAAGACATGAAGCCATGATACAATTGATGAACAAAAAATGCCTACAGGCTTCTCATGTCTTTGTTCTGAAGAGCTTTAATATATACTGTTGTAGTTTAATAGGCATTGTAAGTAGAAGGCATTAGTTTCGCATGTTTATGCCTGAGGAACTTTTCCagatgtgtgtgtctgcatgagtGTTTGTACATAGATGTCATAGACGCAGAAATGGTTCTGCTGGTACGATTTGATTCCTGTTGGAATGTTTAAATTACACTAAGTGTACTACTTTATATAATCAATGAAATTGCTAGACATGTTTTAGCAGGACTTTTCTAGGAAAGACTTATgtataattgctttttaaaatgcagtgctTTACTTTAAACCAAGAGGAGCTGTGCAGAGGTGAAAACCTTTGCTGGGTTTTCTGTTCAATAAAGTTTTACTATGAAGGACCCTGGCGGAGACTCCTGTCATCTTGGTTGTTTACTCCGCGTCTGTCGTCGCTGGGTGGTCAGCAGTTGAGTTGCCGATTTTTGAGTAACCTGAATGTTTTGCAACCTGAATTCTTTTTATAAAAGGACCATTTGTACTGATTAAAAAGATAAGGTAAAGCCACGGAAGTTTTAACGCACTGAGATTATGCCTGTGTTTGCCCTGCACTCCCCATTTCCTGATTTAAATAATATTGGCTTATGTTGTAACCCATCAGCTCTAAATTCCCCCGATTTAAAGTTAGTGGCTTTGCTCTCTCTCCCGCGCGCTGGGGCGCTTTTCTCCCCCTGTCTTTAGATCAACGTGCCCTCAttcctcgaagatggattttcctgctatcttctaaataaaatagagctgtaacactgatttgttggagagctataacacagtctatccaagacctgagagctgtgactcgccgagggggctttaatgtcagtcactccaaatctttgttgtgataaGACAAAGAATTGAGGAACATATACTCGCGTGACATCTATGGTGCCGTAACTCGGATATAACCTGGCTGAAACCTCCGCGTggaagaggccaagcacagccgGAGCCCAACTCAGCGAAGCTCCTGCGGTAGAGGCGGAACGCAAAGAAAATCCAGTGCAGGGGAAGGCCCATCATGCTGGAAACCGGGACAGCGGAAAGCCCACGTGGCCCAGTCTCAGATCCCAGAAGACCTCCAGCTAAGGAAAAGAATGGCTTCCTagctggctcaatggtaaagaatctgcctgtcaatgcaggagaccctggagatgcgggtttaatccctgggtcaggcagatctgctggagaagggaatggcaactcacttcactattcttgcctggagaatcccatggacagaagagcctggagggttacagttgGGAGAGCGGGGGTAGGGGGCAGCATGGCGgggagggttgcaaagagttggatgtgctttagtactcttgcctggaaaatcccatggacggaggagcctggtaggctgcagcccatggggtcttgaagagtcagacccaactgagcgacttcactttcacttttcatttttacacattggagaaggaaatggcaacccactccagtgttcttgcctggagaaccccagggatgggggagcctggtgagctgccatctatggggtcacacagagtcggccacgactgaagcgacttagcagcagcagcagcagtagtgactagcacacagcacacacaagcAGAAAATGAGAGGCAATGAAAAAAAGGGGAATTGAGTGCAGTTTTCCACTGAGAAATCACACACAAGCCAGTCTTGGGATGATGGTTGCCTGAAGATCAAATAACAATAAAGTCTGGAAGATGAAATTTCGAATTATTTGGCAAAAAAACAAGCTAGTGGCTTTGTGCTTTTCACCTGTTCACATGTCATGCTGAGCTTTACtcttggactttattttttttgagacTAATCTGAAAAGTAAAGTGCTGTGTGTTTTTCACAGGAATGATGCTGTAAGTAGAATGCTAAAGGCCTGGGACTGTGGTTttcagcaaagtaaatcagcttgTGTCACAGTCAcgatcatttatttttggctgcactggatctctgttgctttttttttttttttgcacaggctttctctagttgtggcgaggggGCTGCTCCTCATTGTGGCGCAGGGCTTCttactgaggtggcttctctcgtggcgcacaggctctaggctcacggGCCCTAGAGCTTTCGGGTTTCAGTAAGTGCAGCTCgcaggctcggtagctgtggctcacgagcttagttgctccgcggcctgtgg
Above is a genomic segment from Ovis canadensis isolate MfBH-ARS-UI-01 breed Bighorn chromosome 14, ARS-UI_OviCan_v2, whole genome shotgun sequence containing:
- the HERPUD1 gene encoding homocysteine-responsive endoplasmic reticulum-resident ubiquitin-like domain member 1 protein isoform X2 — encoded protein: MEPEPEPEPVTLLVKSPNHRHRDLELSAQRSWSVGRLKAHLSRVYPERPRPEDQRLIYSGKLLLDHQCLRDLLPKEKRHVMHLVCNVKSTSKTPEAGAKVAESAEQPTGLNQGQSPGDSSSDGLRQREVLRNPSPSGWENISRPEAAQPAFQGLGPGFSGYTTYGWLQLSWFQQMYARQYYMQYLAATAASGAFVPAPGAQEIPVVTAPTPAPIHNQFPAENQPANQNAAPQVVVNPGANQNLRMNAQGGPIVEEDDEINRDWLDWTYSAATFSVFLSILYFYSSLSRFLMVMGATVVMYLHHVGWFPFRQRPVQNFPNDGGPQEAVNQDPNNNFQGGPDPESEDPSHLPPDRDVRGDEQTSPSFMSTAWLVFKTFFASLLPEGPPAIAN
- the HERPUD1 gene encoding homocysteine-responsive endoplasmic reticulum-resident ubiquitin-like domain member 1 protein isoform X1, whose protein sequence is MEPEPEPEPVTLLVKSPNHRHRDLELSAQRSWSVGRLKAHLSRVYPERPRPEDQRLIYSGKLLLDHQCLRDLLPKQEKRHVMHLVCNVKSTSKTPEAGAKVAESAEQPTGLNQGQSPGDSSSDGLRQREVLRNPSPSGWENISRPEAAQPAFQGLGPGFSGYTTYGWLQLSWFQQMYARQYYMQYLAATAASGAFVPAPGAQEIPVVTAPTPAPIHNQFPAENQPANQNAAPQVVVNPGANQNLRMNAQGGPIVEEDDEINRDWLDWTYSAATFSVFLSILYFYSSLSRFLMVMGATVVMYLHHVGWFPFRQRPVQNFPNDGGPQEAVNQDPNNNFQGGPDPESEDPSHLPPDRDVRGDEQTSPSFMSTAWLVFKTFFASLLPEGPPAIAN